In a single window of the Silurus meridionalis isolate SWU-2019-XX chromosome 8, ASM1480568v1, whole genome shotgun sequence genome:
- the LOC124389689 gene encoding uncharacterized protein LOC124389689 isoform X1: MARFWMGSYLRMLKILPVDLKTPVSFNLPKEYGFIKKFLKKYLLENENVTILTNHKSIISLVQDRETVSPVPGLTLGETKQVWRNAAHPALQNRHKDLSWMVAHEILPVRAVMHSRGMATCPTCPRPECHAPETVRHLLWECGAARDQWTATGPLLFPCLPAGGVQMDYKLAVLGVGKCWKALTKQQFTVLWLTLNAIKDAIWSTRNLLVGKRVTVSLHASEQMARSTLQGYRMSSFGRGGRGHTGKVPAATVPGCP, translated from the coding sequence ATGGCCCGATTCTGGATGGGGTCTTATCTGAGAATGTTAAAGATTTTACCAGTTGATTTAAAGACCCCAGTGTCTTTTAACCTCCCCAAGGAGTATGGTTTtatcaaaaagtttttaaagaagtatcttttagaaaatgaaaatgtcacCATTTTAACTAATCACAAGTCTATTATCTCTCTTGTGCAGGACCGGGAAACTGTGAGCCCAGTTCCAGGCCTCACTCTAGGTGAGACCAAACAAGTTTGGAGGAACGCTGCCCACCCGGCTCTCCAGAACAGGCACAAGGACTTGTCATGGATGGTGGCCCATGAGATCCTCCCGGTCAGGGCGGTAATGCACTCGCGTGGCATGGCCACATGCCCTACCTGCCCCCGGCCCGAATGCCATGCCCCAGAGACCGTCCGACACCTGCTCTGGGAGTGCGGCGCTGCGCGAGACCAGTGGACCGCGACCGGCCCCCTGTTATTCCCGTGCCTACCAGCGGGTGGGGTCCAGATGGATTACAAGCTCGCCGTCCTAGGAGTGGGCAAGTGCTGGAAGGCCCTCACAAAGCAGCAGTTTACAGTGCTCTGGCTCACACTCAACGCCATAAAGGACGCCATCTGGTCCACCAGAAACCTGTTGGTGGGGAAACGCGTGACGGTGTCCCTGCACGCGAGCGAGCAGATGGCAAGGTCCACGCTGCAGGGTTACCGCATGTCGTCATTCGGACGGGGGGGCCGGGGTCACACAGGAAAGGTCCCGGCCGCCACCGTACCTGGCTGCCCGTAG
- the LOC124389689 gene encoding uncharacterized protein LOC124389689 isoform X2, producing MVAHEILPVRAVMHSRGMATCPTCPRPECHAPETVRHLLWECGAARDQWTATGPLLFPCLPAGGVQMDYKLAVLGVGKCWKALTKQQFTVLWLTLNAIKDAIWSTRNLLVGKRVTVSLHASEQMARSTLQGYRMSSFGRGGRGHTGKVPAATVPGCP from the coding sequence ATGGTGGCCCATGAGATCCTCCCGGTCAGGGCGGTAATGCACTCGCGTGGCATGGCCACATGCCCTACCTGCCCCCGGCCCGAATGCCATGCCCCAGAGACCGTCCGACACCTGCTCTGGGAGTGCGGCGCTGCGCGAGACCAGTGGACCGCGACCGGCCCCCTGTTATTCCCGTGCCTACCAGCGGGTGGGGTCCAGATGGATTACAAGCTCGCCGTCCTAGGAGTGGGCAAGTGCTGGAAGGCCCTCACAAAGCAGCAGTTTACAGTGCTCTGGCTCACACTCAACGCCATAAAGGACGCCATCTGGTCCACCAGAAACCTGTTGGTGGGGAAACGCGTGACGGTGTCCCTGCACGCGAGCGAGCAGATGGCAAGGTCCACGCTGCAGGGTTACCGCATGTCGTCATTCGGACGGGGGGGCCGGGGTCACACAGGAAAGGTCCCGGCCGCCACCGTACCTGGCTGCCCGTAG